CCCCACGCCAGTGAAGATCGGCTGACGAAAATATCCCCGGTCAAATATGACCCCGTCTCTCGCTGCGAGCGCTTTGAAGGCTTTGTAAATGAAATCACCAGCGGCGATGCCGACAAAGCAAGGTTTTTGCAAAAGGCTCTTGGCTATGGCATCAGCGGCGATACCCGCTATGAGTGCCTATTCGTCCTGTATGGAGCGACCACACGCAACGGCAAGGGTACGCTTTGCGAAAGTGTGCTAAGGGTACTCGGCAGCTATGGCTGCACCGCAAGACCGGAAACCATCAGCCTAAAGAACAATACGAATAGCGCCAATCCTTCCGAGGACATCGCCCGGCTCGCCGGAGTGCGGTTCGCCAATATCTCCGAACCCAGCCGGGGATTGGTGTTGAATGCCGCGCAGGTAAAAAGCATGACAGGCAACGACACCATCAATGCCCGTTTCCTGCATGAGAATTCCTTCGACTTCGCGCCGCAATTCAAGCTGTACATTAACGCCAACTACCTGCCTGTGATCAACGACATGACGCTTTTCTCCAGTGGGCGTGTGATCATCATCCCCTTTGAGCGCCATTTTGCCGAATCCGAGCAGGACAAAACGCTAAAGCGGGAATTCGCCAAGGCAAAGAATCAGAGCGCCATCCTCAACTGGCTGGTCAAGGGCTACCGTCTCCTTGCCGAAGAAGGCTTTACGCAGCCGGACTCAGTCAAAGCCGCCACCGACGCTTACCGCCACGACAGCGATAAGATTGCCCTGTTTATGGAAGATGCGCTGGAGAAAGACCCCAACGGTGAAGAACGCACTTCCTCGGTCTACTTCCGGTACCAGCGCTGGTGCGCGGAAAACGGCCACTACACCGAGAACATCAAGAATTTTAAACAGGCGCTCATGTCCACCGCCACCGTCACCCGCCGAAGACCACGCGAGGGCGGCAGTGAAACCACACTTTTAATTGGCTATAAGCTGCACAGCGAATTTCTCTAAAACACACCTTGTCGCAGGTTGTCGCAGCAAAAACAGGTTGTTTCAAAAATCGCTTCTCGTAAGGGATGACCTATTTTACTTGCGACAACCTGCGACAAAGCCTAAAAGTCCTTTATTTTAGCGGGTTTTGAGGAGTGCGTCGAAGTGTGGCTTTACGATAAAAAACCATGTGATATTCAGAAAAAAGTAAGGAGGTGAGCAAAATGCAAATCAGCCAAGAGCAGGAACGATACCTGTGGATTGGACTGGACTTGGACAACTTTGAAGTAATCCGAGTCCTGCCGCAAAACGTAAAAGAAGCCGCGATCATTATGCGCTGCAAGCATCCCGACTGGGGAAAGCTTTGGTGCATTGAGCATCGCGGCTCCGGGCAGTATTTCGACACCTACGCGCAAATGCTGGACTACTGCGCCGCCCGTCAATGGGCCTAATCTAAAAAATGTCAGGAGGAAAACAATATGATGAACTACACCTATGAACACAATTTCTGGAACATGATGCGGGGCAAAAAAGCCGACCTTCCCGTCTTGTCGAGCAAGGCCGTTAGCGCCGATTCGTATATGCCGCCCGATGAGTTTAAAGCCAAGTTCGACCAGGCGCTGGCCAAAGACAACGTATTCCGCAGGCTCGCCACTGTGGTCAACACCACCTCGCCGGACGGAACTATCCAAGCGGTCACCTCCACCGGGACAGCAGACTGGGTAGCAGAGGGCGCGACGATTCCGGAAAGTTCCGATACCATTCTGCCGTTTCCGGTCTATTCCTACAAGCTGGCCAGCCTTGTCCGGCTGAAGAATTCCTTTGTAAGCGATAATGCCTTCGACCTTGAAAACTATCTCGTAACCGCTTTTGCCAGACGTTTCGGCAGAGCCGAGGAAGCGGCCTTTCTAAACGGCACAGGAACCAACCAGCCCACCGGATTACTCAGCGGCAGCGGCGCGGAGGTTGGCGTTACGGCGGCAAACGCGACTGCCATCACCTATGACGAACTGACCAAACTCTACTTCTCGCTGAAAGCCGAACACCGCGCCAACGCCGTATTCCTCATGCATGACGATACCGCAATGGCGCTGCGGACGCTAAAAGACAGCGTAGGCAATCCCCTGTGGAACGCCGAGCGCGAAACCATCTTCGGCAAGCCTGTCGTCACATCGCTGGCTATGCCCGCCCCAACAACAGGTAAAAAGGCGATCGCTTTCGGTGATCTCTCCTACTACTGGGTAATTGAGCGCCAGCCGCTGACCATTAAGCGATTGAATGAAATGTATGCTGTTCAAGGGCAAATCGGCTTCACAGCCTATGAACGTCTGGACGGCAAGCTGATTCTGCCGGAAGCGGTCAAGGTATTGCAGATGGCCTAGAAAAGCAAAAAAGCAGGAGACGGTGCCACCAAAGCACTGCCTCCTGTTTTTTACTTCTTTCTGCGGAACGCGCCATCGCCATCGAGGTTGTGGAGCAATATCTTCCGCGCCATTTTATACTCGCCCCCGATAAAACCAAGCCGCAGGAGAAAGCAGCGGAAGGCGTATTTGTCGTTGTCCGTTTCCACCGTTTGAGCAATCGCCCACTTTAGCGCTCTCGCCATATCGCACAGCTTGTCGACAAACTGGGTATAGGCGTTAATCTCGTCCGGCTCTGTGGTCTTGGGGAACCAAGGGAAGCTGACCGTATCCCCGTTGATCAAAGGCATCGGGACTGTTTAATATAGACTAAATATGGCGAAAAAAATCGTGTCGAAATCCGAAAAAGAGCATTGGGAAATCCGAAAAAGATTACGCACCACAAATCACGAACTTCTTTATCAGGCACTGCTATGATGAGGAAGGGAGAAAGGAACGATGCTCTCCATGGATCAAATCGAAACGATCAAAGAACTTCAACTGCGAGGATTAAGTCCTTCAGAAATCGCCCGCAAATTATCTGTAGACTGGAAAACTGTTGTCAAATACATGCAGCAAGAATGCTATTCGCCTAAACCGCCAGTAGTTCGCCTCACTGAGTCCAAACTCGACCCATGGAAACCGGTCATCGATGGCTGGTTGGAAGAAGATCGGAAAACACGATACAAGCAGCGGCACACGGCAAAACGAATCTTCGACCGGCTCAATGAGGAATGTCCCGGGTTTACCGGCTCCTACCCGATCGTTCAACGTTATGTGAAGCAGGTGCGGGAGGCTAAAAAACAGTCGCCCGGATTTCTTGAACTGGTCTGGCCGCCAGGTGAATCGCAGGTCGATTTTGGCGAAGCCGACTTCGACACGCTGACAGGACGAATCTCGCGCAAATATCTTTGCGTTTCCTTCCCGCATAGCAATGGCGGTTTGACTCAGGTCTTCGGCGGGGAAACGGCGGAGTGCGTCTGCCAGGGACTGCAGGATATCTTCGAATCCATCGGCGGCGTTCCCACAAGGCTGATCTTTGACAATGCCACCGGCGTTGGCCGCCGGATCGGCGACCAGGTACGATTGACCGAACTGTTCCGGCGGTTCAAGGCGCATCACGGATTTGAGCTGTCGTTTTGCAACCCAGCCTCCGGCCACGAAAAAGGCAATGTGGAACGCAAAGTGGGCTATATCCGGTCCAATCTGTTTGTGCCGGTTCCCTATGTTGACGACTTGCCGATATTTAATCGTCGCCTGCTGGAGCAAGGGCAAAAGCTGATGCAAAAGGCCCACTACAAAAAGCAACTGCCAGAAGAGACTCTGTTTGCGACCGACAGGGCGGCGCTTTTGCCGCTGCCGCGCCAGCGATTCAATGTATGCCGTTATGAATACGCGCGGGCGGATGGTTACGGCAAGGTCTGTCTGGATGGAAAACATTACTACTCCACTACGCCGGAATGGGCCGGACAAAGTGTTTTAATCGGCATTCGGGCCCACACCATCGACATTCTGCGTGCGGACGGTAGTGTGCTGGTCAGTCATCTTCGCAGTTTTTCCAGCGAGCGCAGTGACCATCTTGATCACAGCACCAGCTTGGCTCTGCTGCTCAAGAATACGGGAGCCTGGCGAAACAGCGGACTACGCAGTACCTTTTCGGAGCCTTTGAGGCAAACCTTGGATGAACAAAGCCGCACCGACCTCAGAAAGAGCCTGCAACTCTTGTCCACATTGTCGGATCGTTACGGATTTGACACTGCAATGCAGGCGATGGAAGAAGCCGTGAAACGCGGCAGCCTGAATTTGTGCGATACAGCAGTGCTGGCGGCAAGACTTGCTGGGTATGGGCTGGATACGCCTCCGGAACTGGGGCCGGATCTTGCGCAGTATGACCGACTGCTTCGGGTCGAAGGCGGTGAAATACAATGATTACTGCCAAACAGCGGGAAGAAGTGCGGGCAGAAATTACAGCGTGTTGCCGTCAGATGATGCTTAGCCGCCGGATTGTTGAACTGTGTGAACAGGAAGCCACTCCAAAACAGGAAGAGTTTTTGCACCGAGTTTTGACGGAAGAAGTTGCGGCCCGGGAGAAAAGCAGGCGACAACGCCTGATGCAACGAGCAGGTTTTCCGGTTTACAAAACTTTTGAAGACTACGACTTTCGCGGCATAAAGTTTCCTGCGGCTCTGACCCGGGAAGAACTCACCAGTTGCAGCTTTGTAGCAGAAAAGAAGAATCTGGTGCTGTTTGGCCCGGTCGGCACCGGAAAAACCCATTTGGCCATCGCTCTTGGCGTCAAGGCTTGTGAGCAGGGCCTCAATACAAAGTTCGCCTCAGTGACGGAGATGGTGCTGCGTCTAGCGGAAGCAAGGCGCGCCGGCACATTGGAGCGGCTGGTACGGGAATTGCAGAAACTGGACCTATTGATTCTGGATGAATGGGGCTATGTACCGGTGGACAAAGAAGGATCGCAGCTGTTATTCCGGGTCATTGCCGACAGTTATGAAAGCAAAAGCCTGATTTTGACGACCAACCTTGAATTCTCCAAGTGGGGCAGCATCTTCACAGATGACCAGATGGCGGCAGCCATGATTGACCGACTAGCCCACCACGGACACCTACTACTGTTTGAAGGGGAAAGCTACCGCATGAAACATGCCCTCATGAGGCAAAAATGACCCGCGATTTTTTTCGGATTTCCGAAAGGTGAATTTCGGATTTTTGCACGATTTTTTTCGGAATTTCGCTTGACTAAAAACAATCGGGACATCCACACCGAAGGCTCTGCCGAACAGAGCGCCCTTGCTTTGAGCCAAGCGGCTTAAGTTGTTCAGCGCCTTGTCGGTAAAGCTGCCCTTGGGCATCGAAACCACAAAGCCGCTATGCTCTTGGTCGGCATTGTCCTCCGCTTCACCGACAAAACCTTGCTCAGCCAGATAGGTCAGCAACCGTTGGACGGTTTCGCTATCCACCTCGCTACCGATATGGAGCGTACCCTGCCTGTCCAGAAGGCACCCGCCGATTTCATAGGCGTAGCTTGGGACGCCTTGGTAGCGAGCCACTGTGTTTAATACTTCGCTGACCGCCTGCGCTAATTTTTGGCGTTCTTTTCCTTTGACGCTATAGGGAATCTTCAATTTCATACGTAGCACCCGCCCTTCTGCTTTGGTTACTACATATATGCCTCTGATTGACACAGATAGCAAGAAGATTATTTTTGATAAAAGGGAGGGGCGGTTTGATTCTCTGCCGCTTCTCAGCAGGAGAGCGCGTCCGGCCTTTCGCGTGAATTTTTCAAAAATCAAAAATCAAAATTAAAACATGCAGTAGTTTTACAGAAAAATACGGCTAAAACCATCAGATTTATAAGTTTTTTCTATGTCTTTTTCTGCGCCCAGCGGTACTATTCAGCGAAATAAAAACCCCCGAACCACTAAAAATACTGGCTTTCGGGGGCAAACGGGGTATCCCCCCTGCGTAATTCTGCGATTTTTCGCGTGAAGGGGGGCGGCGGTCTGGGGGGGGTAAAGGCCGTAGAGATTTGATACCCCCTACCGGGTCAATATCAGCTGTGCCGCCCACTGATATTTAAAAAAATATTTAAACATAGCACTTAGCGGAAATAATCTGATCAATGATCAACTCGTCACCATCTTCATTCAGCCACGTATTCTTTTCACTTGAATATGAAAACACATGAAGTGTTGGATTTACGGTGCACTCCGTTACAACACACAGCCTATAACTTTCCCAATAATCATTCATCTTTTTATATTCGTTAGGAGTTATCTCAACAGAAATATTTTCACCAGATAATCCTTTTACCTCTATCCTTAATATCGTTTTTTTGTGAATAGCTTCTAAGTCCCAACCTAAATTCTCTGATTCACGGGAAGTTACAATAAATCCTCTTTCCGTATATTCTCTGGTAACTTCCGTAATGGCTATACTCTCAATTTTTTTCTTCGCTTGAGCATCAGTTTGGCGCGAAAAAGATTTATGCGACCTCTTGCTTTTTATTTTTTCATACTTTTCGATATGTTGCAAAACGTCTTTTTTAAAGCCTAACATTTCAGCACTATCTGCATACCAGATATTGGACTGTCCCATACCACCTTTTACTCTTCTTGGAATAACAGGAAAAGAAAATCTCTCGTCAACACTTAGCAACGTAGCATTTTCAGCATTGGCAACGGCATAGTATCCAATATATTCATCCCTAAATTTTCTTTCTTTTAGTTTTGTTTTCTGATAGTCCTTAAAAAACGTTGCTTCTTTGTACCAACCGACTATATATGTTCCGCCATCTTTGTGTGTTGCCGTAAAGATCACCAAAACGCCATCAATGTAGTCATCATCTTCACTTGCACCCAATCTTCGAAGGTTATTAAATCCCCCCGGCTGTGCGTACCCATAAACTTTACCTTGTGTTTTTTGGAAATTGAAGATTTCATGCCCATAACCATATTCTTCAACGTAGGAGCCGCCACCATGAATTTCTTTATCATTGCCTAATAGACCTTCGTAACGTTCCATCCATGCAGTATTCAAAAAAATCATTGGTATCACGGACTCAGCCCCTCTCTTAAGCGCGTTAAATCTTCCAGAAGCAATAACATCAAATTGTTACATTCGAAGCCGAAGGCTTATTATTGCTTGCATCTATCAAAACAATATCTTTACAGCTTTGCAAGCCCAATTCAGTTAAAACAGCTGATACTTTTTTGTATTCATCATCCGAAAAATACAGTATCACTTTGATAGCACGTTCGGTACAATTTGCTTTTTTGTACACTTCAACCTGCTTTGCAAGGTTATTTTTCAATTTGCTGTTAGATGCAAGCTTAAATTCTACAAGCGTCGCATTCGCCGAACCTTTGGATATCTTAAAATCAACAGGCCCCCGTCCGTTATTTACCTCGCGGTTCACATCCATTTCGCTTGCAAACCAGACAAGACGATACATGACTTGCAAATCACTTTCTCGCTTAAGCGGCTTTCCACTGAGATAAAAAATGCGATATCCATCCATATCCTCAATAACCGATTTCAAAAACATCACTCGGTTATAGGCTTCCTGGCGTGAATCAACTTCCGCTTTATAAAAATCCGTCCTATCAACAAGCAGTTTAACAAGTTCTTGAAGCTGTGTATTGAATAACTGTTTAACCTGCTCCACAACCTGTTTGCTAATGGACGTTGCTGTTGCTTCGTTGTCTTCTTTATATTTTATGTAATAGTCAATAAGTTCGGGATTCTCCAATATGAGTCTAGCAGCAGCCTTATCCTTCTCGGTCTGAGACATTTCTTTCTTTTTCTTTGAAAGAACATCCATAAAATAATTATTCAGTTCAAACCGCAAAGAATCGTTCTCCACAGTCGAAGCAATATTCCTTAGATTGCGCACCATATCGGTTCTATTAATAAATGTGTCATCTCGGGTTAACAAATCCCTCGGTGTTAATAAAACATAATCGTCATTGAAACAGGGGAGCAAATATTCCTTTGCTTTCCATGTCATAGTATCATAATTGAACTCAACCTTGGGAACGTTAAACTTTTTGCACTGACTTGCATCCAAATACTCGGTCGCAAAATCCGAAGTATATTTCAATAAATACTGTTTAGCAAAATTCGTTGTGAAGTCGCTTATTTTATCTCTTCCAACCAAATGGCTAATCAGGCAAAGTTTTTCCAAGTGGGGACTTCTCGTGATTTTTTCTTTGCCAAAATCCTTAAAAACAGTCTGTAATCCTTTATGTAAATTTAAAGCGAAGTCTTTACCCAAACCACGCCCGGAATTTCCATCAAGACTGAATCCTAGCCACGTCTGCTTGACTTCCGAGAAAATGTACCACGAAGACATCATCCCGGCAGGTGCCTCAGGATATTTTTCTGCTTGCATTTGCAAAAAGAGCAGATACGAGATAATTTCCCGATGTATTTCTTGATATTGCTCCTTTTCGCTGTTAAAGAGTAGGAATGGGTCAATAAAAAGTGGCAAATCGTTAATGAGGGAAATATTAACTGCTCCATAGGACTCAACAACATCCTCGTCAACTCCAAAAAAATCAGAAAAGTAAAGCCGTAGATCGTTCATTTTATCCCCTCGCTTCTCGTTACGAAACTAGCGCAGCTAACGCATATATTGCATCAAATTAACCTAACTCAGTTTTCATTCGTGAACATCTTTCCTATACCTATACCTATACCGTGGCCTATCTCTTCATTAGTGGTAGCATAGTCCACTATGAAATATTCACAATAGACAGTATATAGGAAAATATAGTAAGATTAAAGAGTGTGTCAGTTAAAATGTCTGAATATTTTTCCACTATGGCACTAGGAGGGTAAAAAATGATAATTGATATGGCAACTGAGTTACGTGAATTTCCCTATCTAACGAGTCTCTTTAAATACATCGAGTCATACAATATTATGGGACACCAAATCGGTCGCAAAATTGGTGATATGCTAGAGATTTTAACGATGGGGATGATATATCGCAATCCTCAGCTGTTACGCCATCTGGATACAGAAGGGAAGCTAGAAGGTTATACAACAGCAGGGCATAAAGTTGAGTTTGGTTTTTTCGATAATCCTCTCACAAAAGACCGTTTATTTGGTTCGATTGAGTGTAAATGTGTTGGGGTGGAGGTAACCAAATCAGGTAGTAACGGGCGACACTTACGAAGGATTGGTATTGGCGATTCATTTTCAGTATCTTTTTCTGCAAGTCGTACACAAGCAACTCACAACATAAGTATTTCCCTGCGCGAAGTCAATAACAATCAAGCTTCAATCGAATGTGGCACAGAAGTAATAGCTATGCAGACTGGTGATTCCATCAGAATAGCTATTGATGAACATAATAATCTTACGATTGTTTCGCCAAGAGCTACGTTGTATAATACAGTTCCTGGCATAATACGCAAATGCAAAATAGTAACTTTAGATAGAATCGAAAACAATCACGCTGTCATATCTCTTTGGGATTGCTTAACTGGCCCACAAACAATTGAAAAAGCAAAACAGGCATCGTTGGTTGCAATGGATATTAGACGGAAGATAGATGGGCATTGGGGAAAAGAAGATATTGCTGAAGAACAAAAAACGGTCATCTCAATTTTAGTATTATGTGAGTTTTCGCATTGGGAGTCGAAATCCAGAAATGTTATTAGAACTTGTATTGATCATAACTTGATCGTACCCGATGCAATAATGATAAATGCATTTCAAGAGTTTGAGCAAACATTTGGATTTGAAAATATGCAACCTAAAATAACAAAAAACGAATTCAGCCGCTCTGCTGATGTTAGAGATGCTGTCTTTAGAGTAATTGAAAGATACGAAAATCGCATTCTTTTTGATATAGAATCAAATGCTTATGTAGACTTTTCCTATGACGCCGGAAAATTAAGATTAACAGCGCTATAAAATAGGCCGCTAACCCAGCGATGGTTAGCGGCCTATTTTATGGTTTGCGCAAATACAAGATGGCATCTTTTTTACCATCTTTACTTTCGTTATAATCAGCCTTGTGTTTATAGGCGTATCGGCCCAGCCCATAACTTGTAGTTCGGTATACTATTCGGTCTACCTTAAATCCAATTTTCTCTGCACATTTTATAAATATTTTGTGCACACTAAATAATTCTTTATTAATCGTACAGTCTCCAATAACGACACAGCATAAACCATTCGGTTTTAGATTTTCATATATTATTCTATATGCATCTACGTTGTGCTGGAAGTATGAATTGATCAGTTTGTCTGTAGAAGCAGGGTAGGATTTAATCTCTGATTTTTTTATTGAAGAATAGTCCATGGTTCCGTATATTTCGCTAAACCCGACGGACCAAAGGAATTTCAATCTGTAAACCGGTATGTAGTCAAAACAGTTTAAATAGGGTGGATGTGAAATAACTAAACCTAACTTCTTATGATACTCATTGCTTAGTGAAGAAATAATTGAATTCACTTTTGCAATATCAGTATTACTGGATACAAAGGAGCGCGATGCCAGATTATGATTTGTGACGCTATTCCAAGATTGCATAGTATCTATCATTTCATTCACTTTTTTCATATATGCTTCAATTGGTCTTCGCAATTTCTTTTTCTGGTTTACATGTGGTCGAACTTCAGCATCATATGCACGAGAAACTCGCCTAATAATAGCAAAAAAGGCAAGAGAAAAAAACTCCCTATTCTTATCTGATGGAAGTCGTAATATAAAGAATTTAATTACAGAAAGTTCAAAGATAGATTCGGATGAAAACCACTTTTCAATATCAGGGAATTCAAGATAAATCTTTTTGTTGAAATTTTCAATTTCTTCACTATGGTCACTTGCTTTTTCAGCAATAAGAGTAATTTGTTCAATATCACTTGGTAAATATGCATTTATATCTTTTACAAGCTTTCCCCAAATAGTCTTAAGTAGAGAAACATCGTAATTATATGTTTTGACATTAGAAGCCAATACAGCAAATGGATTTATGTCAAGTCCACCCGCCTCAAATCCCGCTAATTTTGCCTCGACTAACGATGTTCCGGATCCAACATAATTATCAAAAACAAAATCTTCTTCAGGATTAATCGAGCCTTCAGATAAAAGAGTTTCAATAATATGACGACCAATTTTCGATGGAAATTTACCGTAATAACGAAAATAGTCGTGTGTAAGATATGCAAGTTCAGAAATTGTTTCTTTCACTTCAAGTGTTTGAGTATCGTATTGTTCTATTACATCAAATGACATAACCGATCTATAGTCATCAATCGTATTATTGGTATAATTGTTCCAGTCCATAACTCCTCCCATAACCCCCAATATTTTCATGACGCTTCATGAGTATTCTTGAAGCCTATTGAAGGATACCAAACCTTAAAGAAATTGTCAAGTAATAACTCTTTATTAACCCATTATGCCTGTGACACAAGAATTCACCACCTCATGCTTACTCAGCCAGGGGGAAAACAGTTTCGTATAACCTCATTCAACACCGTTCAATAAATTCAAACACCAGCCAAACACCAAGTGCTCATCTATACCCCGACAAACGCCCGTATCATCGGCTTTCTTCGAGTATAGGCGTTTATGTTTTCAAAAAATACAGCAATATTCTTTTCCTTCAGTTGACGTACATACTGAAGGCAGTCTAAAGTATTGCGCGCAAATCGACTGATTGATTTTGTCATGATCATGTCAATCTTCCCCGCCATACAGTCATCAATCATCTTGTTAAACTCTGCCCGCTTTTTAGTATTCGTGCCACTAATTCCTTCATCAGCATAAATGCCTACAAATTCCCACGCAGGATTATTAGCGATTAGGTTGGAGTAAAACTTGATCTGCGCTTCTAAAGAGCTAAGCTGATCTTCGTTATCTGTTGAAACCCGGCAATACGCACACACTCTGGTTTGGGCAGTCGGCTCAAGTCCTCTGAGCTCTTTGAGCTGTTTGGCGGGTATAACTTCTACTTTCTTTCGCATTTTTCACCGGTCCTCTCATTGGTTTATATTTTCGATGTACTTCAGTGCCGTTTTTAAGAATCAGCTTCAGCTCACCTGGTTCGAGAGCTACAATCTCTGCAAATACTTCTTTGAACCGCTCGATATCTAGTTTTGTCATCTGCAGGGGATGCTTCTCAAAATGCTTTCTAATTTTCTCGGTTGCATAATCTGTTAAATCCAGCGGAGCAGCCTCCCAATCGCTTGCCGTCCGCTTGCTAATCAACACATTCAAGTCGTTTTGTAGTTCCTGTAACCTGGCTTCATCGGCGGTCCTCATCTGATCAATTGTTTCTTTAATCAATAGCTCCAATGATTTATCCGCGTCAGTCAAACAAGTTTTTGTATTGGGAATAACTTTCTCCTCAATCCAGTCCCTTCGAACCTTGTTGTAAGCTTCAATACAAACCACCTCTAGCATCTCTTCATAAATATTACCGCTCGCCTTACATTTCCCCTCATTTTTAAGCCTATAGTTTCGGCATCGCCAGCTTGCCTTTCTCGTACTACTGTTTTGCCGTTGCAATCCTCTTATATAATTGCTGTCGCAACTTCCGCACTTGATAAAGCCGGAAAATGGATACATTCTTTTTTCATTACAGCTTTCATGCCTTGTAGCAATCGCTTTATTCTTCTCTTTTTGGCGTACATCTTGGGCCGCCTCAAATATTTCCCGAGCGAGAATCATCGGATACCGGCTGTCATTTCCCAGATACCTTTCATCCGTTAAAATCTTGGAAACCATGCTGTATTGCCATGCACAGGAGTCGCCGCGCGGCCGCATAATTTTATGGTTTATTAGATACCAGGTGATTGCGTATCGATTCATCCCCTGAATGTATTTTTGATAAATCAGTCTCACAACCGCGGCTCTTTCTTCATGCACTTCTTTCTTGCCACGGAAATTCAATTTATAGCCATATGGATACGAAGGAACTGATGCCATGCTCATCACCTCACACTTTATCGTCGCCGCGCTGCAATTTATATCGTTCTTCAAGTTCCATGCCGTTTTTCAGTCGAAACACAATGCATTCGCGCTCCTTGACTATCAACTTGTCCACAATGGTTTCAAAAAGTTCCTCGTCAAAACTCTCTATGGGGTTATCTATCCCTTCAAAAAACGATATAAGCTCATCAGTTTGTTTTACCCTCTCGTCCTGGCCTTCGATTTTTTGAATAATGCTGTTGCGTTCTGCTCTCCGATTTCCAAGTTTGCCGATTAATTTCTCATGTTCAATCCGCAGAATTGTCTTGTCTGTCACCCCTTTCTCATATAGTTGCAGCAATACATGTTCTTGCTTTAGCAAGCTATCAATTTCAGCGTTAATATCGTCAAGCTTGCCACCGGAAATTTTAGCATGGCTAACTAGTCTGAGTGTGGCAGAAAAGTTCGCTAACAGATGTCTGTTCATTAGCAGCTTATTGAAAACACGGACGAATAACTTCTCAATAGTGTTGTTTTTTATCGGCCGCATATCACAGGTAGTCACTCGCCGCTCGATATAGTTAGCACATCCCCAAAACCCCTTCCTGAACGGGCTGGCACAGTTATGAATCTGGTGCCTAAACCCTCTGCCGCAATTGCCGCATACAATCTTGTGGCTAAAAGGATATCTTGTTTTATATTTCCAAGCCATCTCCGGGCTATAACCTTTCCCGCGCGCGCGTTCAGCAAGCAGTTCTTGAACTAGTTCAAACTTTTCTCTTTCAATAATTGGCTGGTGGTTATCCTTGATATAGTACATCGGCGCTTCGCCCTTATTTGTCTTTCTCTTGAACGTAATGTTGTTGGCAGTGACGGTCTTTTGCAAAAGAGCATCACCAACATATTTTTCATTTTTAAGCATTCCTAAGACTACTGAAGGCTGCCACCTGATACCACCTGACACATTCTTAATCCCATCTGCTTCTAAATCTCTTGCAATAAGCGTTACCCCCTTACCGGATATGCTTTCATCAAATACCCTGCGGACAATAACCGCCTGTTCTTCATTAATAACAAGCCCGCCTTTGCCATCTC
The sequence above is drawn from the Anaeromusa acidaminophila DSM 3853 genome and encodes:
- a CDS encoding recombinase family protein translates to MILTILSSIAEEELLSTSQNIRWSNQKRFKQGKLHLVTERFMGYDRDGKGGLVINEEQAVIVRRVFDESISGKGVTLIARDLEADGIKNVSGGIRWQPSVVLGMLKNEKYVGDALLQKTVTANNITFKRKTNKGEAPMYYIKDNHQPIIEREKFELVQELLAERARGKGYSPEMAWKYKTRYPFSHKIVCGNCGRGFRHQIHNCASPFRKGFWGCANYIERRVTTCDMRPIKNNTIEKLFVRVFNKLLMNRHLLANFSATLRLVSHAKISGGKLDDINAEIDSLLKQEHVLLQLYEKGVTDKTILRIEHEKLIGKLGNRRAERNSIIQKIEGQDERVKQTDELISFFEGIDNPIESFDEELFETIVDKLIVKERECIVFRLKNGMELEERYKLQRGDDKV